One genomic region from Blastopirellula marina encodes:
- a CDS encoding carbonic anhydrase, whose product MQQLVQGIHRFQREQFSQDQKLFETLVDGQNPLALFITCSDSRIDPNRLTQTKPGELFIQRTAGNIVPPYGSILGGEAATIEYAVAALKVRDIVICGHSHCGAMAGLLTPEAVESMPAVRAYLQHAEATRRIVEENYAHLTDPAQRLTLTVEENVLVQLESLRTHPAVAAAIGRGDLKLHAWVYKFETGDVFAFDPDQNQFMPVQDVASPVSEMQRTLPPI is encoded by the coding sequence ATGCAGCAGCTAGTTCAAGGTATCCATCGATTTCAACGAGAGCAGTTTAGCCAGGATCAAAAGCTGTTCGAAACACTTGTCGATGGGCAAAATCCATTGGCGTTATTCATTACCTGTTCCGATTCACGTATCGACCCAAACCGTCTCACGCAGACGAAGCCGGGCGAGTTGTTCATTCAACGAACTGCTGGAAACATCGTCCCTCCCTATGGCTCGATTCTTGGTGGCGAAGCGGCAACGATCGAGTATGCGGTCGCCGCATTGAAGGTTCGTGACATCGTTATTTGCGGACACTCACACTGTGGTGCGATGGCAGGTCTTCTTACGCCGGAAGCGGTCGAGAGCATGCCGGCAGTTCGTGCCTACCTTCAGCATGCGGAAGCGACGCGACGAATCGTCGAAGAAAACTACGCTCATCTGACCGATCCCGCACAAAGACTTACCCTGACGGTCGAAGAAAACGTCCTGGTTCAGTTGGAAAGTTTGCGAACCCATCCTGCGGTGGCGGCGGCAATTGGTCGTGGAGATTTAAAACTTCATGCTTGGGTCTATAAGTTCGAGACGGGCGACGTGTTCGCCTTTGATCCGGATCAAAACCAGTTCATGCCAGTGCAGGATGTCGCTTCGCCAGTAAGCGAGATGCAACGCACGCTACCACCTATCTAA
- a CDS encoding DUF1501 domain-containing protein: MLRIAAAGVMGATLPSLPIFAAESAQNRPVGFGKAKSVLIVLLSGGPSQLDTLDLKPEAPQEVRGEFQPISTKVPGISVCEHLPKLASQMERWAIVRTMAHQEHNHLLATHVALTGRPTPLPRGGSDLDRVESRNDFPNFAAALDFVRPRNDGIPSGVTLPNYLIEGPLTWPGQHGGFLGAKHDPWQINGDPSDKNFRIEALSMRDGVSLDRLQSRHQLLDDLNHGRHSLSGINTDSLRDQRDIAYKLLNSAKLAQAFEIGRESDETRERYGQNKFGQSLLLSRRMIEAGVPIVQATMGIVQTWDTHVDNWGKLKNRLLPELDQGLAALTDDLASSGKLDETLLIVMGEFGRTPKVSTLPGQTIPGRDHWAHAYSGLFAGAGIQGGQVLGQTDAKAAYPITNSWSPADVCSTIFNAIGVDSGATIYDPLNRPHHLLNGSVISNLYTGAST; encoded by the coding sequence ATGTTGCGCATTGCCGCTGCAGGCGTCATGGGAGCAACATTACCCAGTTTGCCGATTTTCGCTGCCGAGTCCGCACAGAACCGGCCCGTTGGATTTGGTAAAGCCAAGTCGGTTTTGATCGTGTTATTGAGCGGAGGCCCTAGCCAACTCGATACGCTCGATCTCAAGCCGGAGGCTCCGCAGGAGGTACGAGGGGAGTTTCAGCCCATCTCGACAAAAGTGCCAGGTATTAGTGTCTGCGAACACTTACCTAAGCTAGCCAGTCAAATGGAGCGATGGGCAATTGTGCGAACCATGGCTCATCAAGAGCATAATCATCTTCTGGCAACGCATGTGGCCCTTACTGGCCGACCGACACCACTGCCACGTGGTGGTTCCGACTTAGACCGAGTTGAGTCCCGTAACGACTTTCCCAACTTCGCGGCAGCGCTCGACTTCGTACGACCTCGGAACGATGGTATCCCGAGTGGTGTTACCTTGCCGAATTACTTGATCGAGGGACCACTTACGTGGCCGGGGCAGCACGGCGGTTTTTTGGGGGCCAAGCATGACCCGTGGCAAATCAACGGTGATCCTAGCGACAAGAATTTTCGCATCGAGGCCCTCTCGATGCGGGATGGCGTTTCGCTGGATCGATTGCAATCACGACATCAACTGCTCGACGATCTCAATCACGGCCGTCATTCATTATCGGGAATCAATACTGATTCGCTCCGCGACCAAAGAGATATTGCGTACAAACTTTTAAATTCAGCAAAACTGGCCCAGGCATTTGAGATCGGTCGCGAGTCGGACGAAACACGGGAGCGGTATGGCCAAAACAAGTTCGGCCAGTCTCTATTGTTATCTCGCCGGATGATCGAAGCCGGGGTGCCTATCGTACAAGCCACCATGGGGATCGTGCAGACATGGGACACGCACGTCGATAATTGGGGAAAGCTCAAGAACCGACTTTTGCCGGAACTCGATCAAGGGCTGGCGGCTTTGACCGATGACCTGGCAAGCTCAGGCAAGCTCGATGAAACGTTATTGATCGTGATGGGAGAATTTGGTCGTACGCCAAAGGTTTCTACGCTTCCAGGTCAAACGATTCCAGGACGTGACCATTGGGCGCATGCGTACAGCGGTTTGTTCGCCGGCGCTGGAATCCAAGGCGGACAGGTACTCGGGCAAACCGATGCGAAAGCGGCTTATCCGATCACGAATTCCTGGTCACCGGCCGATGTTTGCAGCACCATCTTCAATGCGATTGGAGTGGACTCAGGTGCCACCATCTATGATCCTTTGAATCGTCCGCATCATTTGCTAAATGGGTCGGTGATCTCCAATCTGTACACGGGGGCCAGCACATGA
- a CDS encoding DUF1501 domain-containing protein, translating to MINRRQLLQAGALGALGLGWGDLQAHLAAAEQNQILPRKRAKACIFLFMWGGPSQLETFDLKPNAPSEVRGDFKPISTKVPGTQICEHFGRVAQWTDKLAIVRSLTHDDPAHLSSGHATLTGQLAPIVKSDADPPSSKDSPHLGSLISKLRPNHNGLPSFVAMPWKALHPAAPGGEAPGQHGGWLGSAYDGMLLGGDLNDPNWRPQGLGLPADVELGRLQSRVELLKMMDAQRVGIHNSLAASSFESHQTRALEMIGSAEVRNAFDLTQESSETRERYGRNIHGQCVLMARRLVEHGVPLVSVNWHNDGRNFWDTHGNNFNRLKNDLIPPADMALSALLQDLEERGMLDETLVAWVGEFGRKPQISQNNAGREHWPFCYNGLLAGGGIKPGIVYGASDKHAAYPVSNPVTPQDFATTILHAMGVPTSTALLDRESRPHHICSGRVLHDLLV from the coding sequence ATGATCAATCGTCGTCAACTACTCCAAGCGGGAGCGCTAGGTGCCTTGGGCCTGGGCTGGGGAGACTTGCAGGCGCACCTTGCGGCAGCTGAACAGAATCAAATCCTACCCCGAAAACGTGCCAAGGCATGTATCTTTCTGTTTATGTGGGGTGGTCCGAGTCAACTTGAAACATTCGATCTGAAGCCTAATGCCCCGTCTGAAGTGCGAGGGGATTTCAAACCGATATCGACCAAAGTGCCTGGCACGCAGATTTGCGAGCATTTTGGCCGCGTGGCACAGTGGACCGACAAATTAGCGATCGTTCGTTCGCTTACGCACGACGACCCTGCTCATTTATCCAGCGGCCACGCCACCCTGACCGGTCAATTGGCTCCGATTGTGAAAAGTGACGCCGATCCGCCGAGTTCTAAGGATTCACCTCACCTCGGTTCGTTGATATCGAAACTGCGACCCAATCACAACGGCTTGCCATCGTTTGTAGCCATGCCATGGAAAGCACTTCATCCAGCAGCGCCAGGTGGCGAGGCCCCAGGGCAACATGGCGGATGGCTGGGGTCCGCCTACGACGGCATGCTGCTTGGCGGCGATCTGAATGACCCAAACTGGCGTCCCCAGGGGCTCGGTCTGCCTGCCGATGTAGAGCTCGGACGGCTGCAATCACGGGTCGAGTTATTGAAGATGATGGATGCGCAGCGTGTCGGTATTCACAATTCGCTGGCGGCTTCTTCCTTTGAAAGTCATCAAACCCGAGCGCTCGAGATGATAGGCTCGGCTGAGGTACGAAATGCGTTTGATCTCACGCAGGAATCGTCTGAAACCCGTGAGCGATATGGCCGCAATATTCACGGACAATGTGTGCTGATGGCTCGCCGCCTGGTGGAACATGGCGTCCCTCTGGTTTCTGTCAATTGGCATAACGATGGCAGGAATTTCTGGGATACGCACGGCAATAACTTTAATCGTTTGAAGAACGACTTGATTCCTCCTGCGGATATGGCCCTGTCGGCGTTGCTGCAAGACTTGGAAGAACGCGGCATGCTAGACGAGACACTCGTAGCTTGGGTTGGAGAGTTTGGTCGCAAGCCCCAGATCAGTCAGAACAATGCCGGGCGAGAGCATTGGCCATTCTGCTACAACGGCCTACTGGCAGGGGGCGGAATCAAGCCTGGGATTGTTTATGGGGCGAGCGATAAACACGCGGCCTACCCGGTTTCCAACCCAGTTACCCCGCAAGATTTTGCGACTACCATCCTACATGCCATGGGCGTTCCCACTTCGACGGCACTGTTGGATCGAGAGAGTCGCCCGCATCATATCTGCTCTGGCAGAGTCTTACACGACTTGCTCGTTTGA
- a CDS encoding PSD1 and planctomycete cytochrome C domain-containing protein, which yields MLHRTFRIPSLLLTLLACSSLAAQDDSASKEHLKFFEMKVRPLLAQHCLECHSAESQKGMLRLDSRSAMLKGGESEEATIVPGNPDESLLISAVRYESYEMPPKGQLPEKDIAVLTKWIELGAPWPGGDDSLIIRQDGDRITDEDRKWWAVQPVTDPAVPHDGDGWARNEVDRFIARKLNQAGLEPAREADRYELVRRAYFDLLGLPPTPEQIQAYVADNRPDAWERLIDQLLESPRYGERWAQHWLDVVRYAESDGYNEDAFRPDASVYRDYVIRSLNEDKPYNQFVREQLAGDEIAPDDPNVFIGTAYLRHGIYEWNQRNARMHWDLIINEMTRVTGEAFLGIGIGCAQCHDHKFDPILQKDYYGLQAFLSSVSWPMDRPLATPEQIAEHQQQQEKWEEATQEIRNEMDELVGAGPDANRRNIVKQFPPDIQEIYYKPESDKTTFDKQLSYLVWRQVDRAEKSYDPTKGLKKSPEKLKRYEELQAELKKFDSLKPKSLPTAFVATDIGTAPAPTYLLTRTTQEEVEPSFLTLLGDPTPEISPTATTTGRRTALANWIVREDNPLSTRVIVNRIWQRHFGNGIVPTPNDFGTLGEAPSHPELLDWLTRRFLDNGWQTKPMHRLIMNSAAYRQTARREIDTAQPKNPLDIDPTNRLLWRFPAQRLDAEQIRDAMLAVSGELKQRTGGSSVSGSTPDRSVYVIRKRNRPDEMLSGFDAPLCFESAPTRDSTTTPIQSLLLANGTWTLDRSKAFAKRLLAGKEQLEEEDIRQAWRLVFGREAEDQEITDSLTFIQEQTNSVTVPAVVPKYPNETGLRPVTQHFASVKDLGLGKKTLWLQPDSRFERLHVKQAEGFDDQFTVEGVVILDRLYPDASVNSLISRWNGNTKTNGWTVAVTSTKSAYQPNNFIVALTGRDFQDQATFEVVASGFKVPLNKPVYLAAVVSATTSEDDPTSGSVTFYMKDLSDPDSEVQTSKVTTSVVSGIQNPALKIIAGGREATGHLWDGQFARLTISHGLLPQEQLLIGEQSEKAVRILDWRFNDEDGEQPAPNTAWLRSNLENAKATADTKTLRAVTDFCHALFNSNEFLYLQ from the coding sequence ATGTTGCACCGTACCTTTCGAATACCCTCTCTCCTTTTAACGCTACTCGCCTGCTCGTCCCTGGCCGCTCAAGATGACTCGGCTAGCAAGGAACACCTCAAGTTCTTCGAGATGAAGGTGCGTCCGCTTTTGGCTCAACACTGTCTTGAGTGTCACAGCGCGGAAAGTCAGAAGGGCATGCTACGGCTCGACTCGCGATCGGCCATGCTTAAAGGGGGCGAATCGGAAGAGGCAACGATTGTGCCCGGCAATCCGGACGAAAGCCTGCTTATCTCTGCGGTGCGGTATGAGTCGTACGAAATGCCACCCAAAGGCCAACTGCCTGAGAAAGATATCGCCGTTCTTACCAAATGGATTGAGCTCGGTGCCCCTTGGCCAGGCGGAGACGACTCACTGATTATCCGCCAGGACGGAGACCGTATAACTGACGAGGACCGCAAGTGGTGGGCCGTTCAACCAGTCACCGATCCTGCCGTGCCACACGATGGCGATGGTTGGGCCAGAAACGAGGTTGATCGATTCATTGCGAGAAAACTCAATCAGGCCGGACTTGAACCCGCGCGAGAAGCGGATCGATACGAACTCGTACGACGAGCTTATTTTGACTTACTTGGCCTGCCCCCTACGCCCGAACAGATCCAGGCTTATGTCGCAGATAATCGCCCCGATGCTTGGGAGCGGCTCATTGATCAGCTACTGGAAAGCCCACGGTATGGGGAACGCTGGGCACAGCACTGGCTTGATGTCGTGCGATATGCGGAAAGCGACGGGTATAACGAAGACGCCTTCCGCCCCGATGCCAGCGTCTATCGTGACTATGTAATCCGCTCACTGAATGAAGACAAACCCTATAACCAATTCGTTCGAGAGCAACTGGCAGGCGACGAGATCGCGCCAGATGACCCGAATGTCTTTATCGGAACAGCCTACCTGCGTCACGGCATCTACGAATGGAATCAGCGGAATGCGCGGATGCATTGGGATTTGATCATCAATGAAATGACGCGTGTGACCGGCGAGGCTTTCCTGGGAATCGGCATCGGCTGTGCTCAGTGTCATGACCACAAATTCGATCCCATTCTGCAGAAGGACTATTACGGTCTGCAGGCATTTCTGTCGTCCGTGTCTTGGCCGATGGATCGCCCACTGGCGACTCCTGAACAGATTGCCGAACACCAACAGCAACAAGAGAAGTGGGAAGAAGCGACCCAGGAAATCCGGAACGAAATGGACGAGTTGGTTGGAGCTGGGCCTGATGCCAACCGACGCAATATCGTTAAACAATTCCCACCTGATATTCAGGAAATCTATTATAAGCCAGAGTCGGACAAAACGACGTTTGATAAGCAGTTGTCCTATCTCGTTTGGCGACAGGTGGATCGCGCTGAAAAGTCCTACGATCCCACGAAAGGGCTTAAGAAGTCGCCTGAAAAGCTGAAGCGTTACGAAGAGCTGCAGGCGGAGTTAAAGAAATTCGATTCCCTCAAACCCAAGTCGCTACCGACGGCATTCGTTGCGACCGATATCGGTACCGCACCAGCACCAACATATTTATTAACGCGTACGACGCAAGAAGAAGTTGAACCTTCCTTTTTGACTCTCCTTGGCGATCCGACGCCAGAAATCAGCCCAACCGCAACAACGACTGGTCGACGTACCGCTTTGGCAAACTGGATTGTTCGAGAAGACAATCCACTATCGACGCGAGTTATTGTCAACCGCATCTGGCAACGCCATTTTGGCAACGGTATCGTACCCACGCCAAACGATTTTGGAACGTTGGGTGAGGCTCCCAGTCATCCGGAACTGCTGGACTGGTTAACGCGGCGATTCCTGGATAACGGCTGGCAGACCAAGCCAATGCACAGGCTCATCATGAACAGTGCTGCGTATCGGCAGACCGCCCGACGCGAGATCGATACGGCGCAACCCAAGAATCCCCTCGATATCGATCCCACCAATCGTTTGCTATGGCGATTTCCAGCTCAGCGACTCGATGCCGAGCAGATACGTGATGCAATGCTGGCGGTATCTGGCGAGTTGAAACAACGCACTGGTGGATCATCCGTCAGCGGGTCGACGCCCGATCGTAGCGTTTACGTTATCAGAAAGCGTAATAGGCCAGATGAAATGCTGAGTGGGTTCGATGCTCCACTTTGCTTCGAGTCTGCACCTACCCGTGACTCGACGACCACTCCCATTCAGTCGTTGCTACTAGCGAACGGAACCTGGACGTTAGATCGTTCGAAGGCCTTTGCCAAGCGGCTACTGGCAGGAAAAGAACAATTAGAGGAGGAAGATATTCGCCAAGCATGGCGTCTTGTCTTCGGACGTGAGGCGGAAGATCAGGAGATCACCGACTCCCTAACGTTTATCCAAGAACAGACCAATTCGGTCACGGTACCTGCGGTCGTCCCCAAATATCCCAATGAAACAGGACTGCGCCCTGTGACGCAGCATTTCGCTTCGGTAAAGGATCTTGGACTCGGCAAGAAGACGCTATGGCTTCAACCAGACAGCCGGTTTGAGCGACTTCACGTTAAGCAGGCGGAAGGATTCGATGATCAATTCACAGTCGAAGGGGTTGTGATTCTCGACCGTCTGTATCCAGATGCCAGCGTCAACTCGCTCATTTCCCGTTGGAATGGCAATACCAAGACAAATGGCTGGACGGTCGCTGTCACCAGTACCAAGTCCGCCTACCAGCCGAATAATTTCATCGTTGCTTTGACGGGCCGCGATTTTCAGGACCAAGCAACCTTTGAGGTCGTCGCCTCTGGTTTTAAAGTTCCACTAAACAAACCTGTCTATCTTGCAGCCGTAGTTTCCGCGACCACGTCCGAGGACGATCCAACATCCGGATCGGTGACCTTCTACATGAAGGATCTGTCGGATCCAGACTCCGAAGTGCAGACATCGAAAGTAACGACATCCGTTGTGTCGGGAATTCAGAATCCGGCACTCAAAATCATCGCCGGCGGAAGAGAAGCTACCGGGCATCTCTGGGATGGTCAGTTCGCACGGCTTACGATCAGCCATGGGTTACTCCCCCAGGAGCAACTGTTGATTGGTGAGCAATCCGAGAAAGCCGTGAGAATTCTTGACTGGCGATTCAACGATGAAGACGGCGAACAACCTGCTCCGAACACAGCGTGGTTGCGATCCAACCTGGAAAATGCCAAGGCGACGGCCGACACAAAGACTCTCCGCGCCGTGACTGATTTCTGTCACGCTTTGTTCAATTCCAACGAGTTCCTGTACCTGCAGTAA
- a CDS encoding DUF1501 domain-containing protein → MSHPAGHNPSHDWQHGGFTRRQALQAGAVGILGLGMNHLLGLREANAEAQPLGKAKSLIFIFLSGGLSQHDSFDMKPNAPENVRGEFKPIATKTPGLQICEHLPLLAQRSEMWALCRSVTHGSNEHSAGHHMMLTGHSYLPTGFDPNSPKRTDRASIAAIAGYATRGQQKNNLPSAVVLPERLVHNSGRVIPGQHAGEMGPKHDPWIIEAAPFHNMSYGAFPEYSFDHQIRGKADDRVFQAPQLSLPQGLGMQSVRGRLELLSSLKRQRRDLAQHAQVENFDRLRQGAVSLLTDSSVHEALDVTHADAKDLERYGRNSFGWSLLMARKLVSAGVKLVQVNLGNDETWDTHGNAFPHLKDKLFPPTDQAVSALLDDLQSTGELDETMIVMAGEFGRTPKITLLEKSYKLPGRDHWGALQSVLFAGGGVRGGNVIGKSDALGAYPTERPVTPENFAATIYHALGIPATAAWYDVEDRPHHIYHGEPIAELF, encoded by the coding sequence ATGAGTCATCCAGCGGGGCACAATCCGTCGCATGATTGGCAGCATGGGGGCTTTACGCGCCGCCAGGCGCTGCAGGCCGGTGCGGTGGGAATTCTTGGGCTGGGAATGAATCACTTACTTGGATTGCGCGAAGCGAATGCCGAAGCCCAGCCCTTGGGTAAAGCGAAGTCACTCATTTTTATTTTCCTTTCCGGTGGGTTGTCTCAGCACGATAGCTTCGACATGAAGCCGAATGCGCCGGAAAATGTTCGTGGCGAGTTCAAGCCGATTGCGACGAAGACGCCTGGGCTGCAAATCTGCGAGCACTTACCACTGTTAGCTCAGCGAAGCGAGATGTGGGCGCTGTGCCGTTCGGTGACGCATGGGTCGAACGAGCATTCAGCCGGCCATCATATGATGCTGACTGGACATTCCTATCTGCCGACAGGATTCGATCCGAATAGTCCTAAGCGAACCGACCGAGCCTCGATTGCTGCCATTGCGGGATATGCCACACGCGGCCAGCAGAAGAATAACCTTCCGTCCGCAGTTGTTTTGCCAGAACGATTGGTTCACAACAGCGGTCGAGTCATACCGGGACAGCATGCCGGTGAAATGGGACCAAAGCACGATCCTTGGATCATCGAAGCCGCACCGTTTCACAACATGTCGTATGGTGCTTTTCCGGAATATTCGTTTGACCATCAAATTCGGGGCAAAGCGGATGATCGCGTCTTTCAGGCCCCTCAGTTATCGCTTCCCCAAGGTCTTGGCATGCAATCGGTCCGAGGGCGTCTGGAACTACTAAGTTCCCTCAAACGCCAACGCCGCGATCTGGCCCAGCATGCCCAGGTCGAGAACTTCGACCGCCTACGTCAGGGGGCCGTATCGCTGCTCACCGATTCCAGCGTTCACGAAGCCTTGGATGTCACCCATGCCGATGCCAAAGACCTGGAGCGTTACGGACGAAATTCATTTGGTTGGTCACTACTGATGGCGCGTAAACTGGTTTCGGCAGGCGTTAAGCTGGTGCAAGTCAATCTAGGCAATGACGAAACATGGGACACGCATGGCAATGCCTTTCCCCATTTGAAGGACAAGTTGTTTCCTCCGACTGACCAAGCCGTGTCTGCCTTATTGGATGACTTGCAATCGACCGGTGAACTGGATGAAACCATGATTGTCATGGCGGGCGAATTTGGTCGCACGCCCAAGATTACGCTGCTTGAAAAGAGTTACAAGTTGCCCGGTCGCGATCATTGGGGCGCTTTGCAGTCTGTATTATTCGCAGGCGGAGGAGTTCGAGGTGGCAATGTTATTGGCAAGTCCGATGCGTTGGGAGCCTATCCAACCGAACGTCCTGTAACACCAGAAAACTTCGCCGCGACGATATATCATGCCCTAGGCATCCCAGCCACCGCAGCCTGGTACGACGTCGAAGACCGACCACACCACATATACCATGGCGAACCGATTGCCGAGTTGTTTTAG
- a CDS encoding alanine racemase codes for MFDRLMSAKLTQLATPCLVVDSQLVLRNLEALQQYAQQHDLHVRPHAKTHKSLRIAREQLRLGSQGLSVAKVGEAEVLSQSCDDILVAYPAVDSQRCERISNLAKRINIRVAVDSRESVDMLAGVTKAHGTTVGILIDQDVGFHRTGMSSPEAVVELATYVVEQREGVRFDGIFFYPGHVTVPAGEQPDLLRQIDAQLQETIERCREKDIDVSIVSGGSTPSMFQSHHITSQSEIRPGTYVFNDMNTVRGGFCSIDQCAAVVIATVVSTAVAGKAVVDAGTKALASDRNWIVPDSGFGHVIEYPEAKIVRLSEEHGEIDFSKCSSRPGIGERVAIIPNHICPCLNLHDSFLWLDDTGQVERTPVDCRGMLQ; via the coding sequence ATGTTCGATCGATTGATGTCGGCTAAATTGACGCAACTTGCTACACCATGCCTTGTCGTCGACTCGCAATTGGTACTTCGTAACCTGGAGGCCCTTCAGCAGTACGCCCAGCAGCATGATTTACACGTTCGCCCCCACGCGAAAACGCATAAGTCACTCCGGATCGCGCGAGAGCAATTGCGATTGGGGAGTCAAGGGCTATCAGTCGCCAAAGTGGGAGAGGCTGAAGTCTTAAGTCAAAGCTGTGATGACATACTTGTCGCGTACCCTGCTGTGGATTCGCAACGGTGCGAGCGGATTTCGAATCTAGCTAAACGGATCAATATTCGAGTCGCGGTCGATTCACGAGAAAGTGTCGACATGTTGGCAGGCGTTACCAAGGCACATGGCACGACCGTAGGGATATTGATCGATCAAGATGTTGGCTTTCACCGGACGGGGATGTCCTCGCCAGAGGCAGTAGTTGAACTCGCCACGTATGTCGTCGAGCAGCGCGAAGGAGTTCGATTTGACGGAATCTTCTTCTACCCAGGACACGTTACGGTACCGGCAGGTGAGCAGCCAGATCTCTTACGGCAAATAGATGCCCAACTGCAAGAGACGATAGAGCGATGTCGAGAGAAAGATATCGACGTTTCGATCGTGTCAGGGGGATCGACACCGTCGATGTTTCAATCACACCACATTACAAGCCAATCCGAAATTCGTCCTGGGACGTACGTATTCAATGACATGAACACCGTACGAGGCGGATTCTGTAGTATCGACCAATGCGCGGCGGTCGTAATCGCGACTGTCGTAAGTACCGCGGTTGCTGGAAAAGCGGTAGTTGATGCTGGAACAAAAGCATTGGCAAGCGATCGAAATTGGATCGTTCCCGATTCAGGTTTCGGGCATGTCATCGAGTATCCTGAAGCGAAAATCGTACGATTGAGTGAGGAGCATGGTGAGATCGACTTTTCTAAATGCTCATCTCGACCAGGTATTGGAGAAAGGGTCGCGATTATCCCAAACCACATTTGCCCATGCTTGAACCTTCACGATAGTTTTCTTTGGCTTGACGATACTGGGCAAGTCGAGCGGACACCGGTCGATTGCCGAGGCATGCTTCAGTAA